Proteins from a single region of Megalopta genalis isolate 19385.01 chromosome 3, iyMegGena1_principal, whole genome shotgun sequence:
- the LOC117221953 gene encoding uncharacterized protein LOC117221953 isoform X1 gives MHFRYRQRDCAGHGEKGREIDHGVSQRRRGQQAERGIRERDEEQQHRGAEAGPVVVGLGQGVCRANKPRREQAGRVDTQRGDRGGLQEESDRGRSGNDHGDQPLRAVSAHASVDRFAEAIEAEPHSGRRLGPVRPSTTEPEQREPNDELPRLPLLRLEVREHNVHVGVGAASPRHGRDRELSAPRPDEHGHLEERAAANVVGGELPAEDLQQDRTPGRPDHHTLDRGPRFGGRLGQILRGLSGEDSVLRRGRPGQGQEALGAQRVPGELAADGPEDMRSQLRGSRREIIVFFQSIRELRKFVPYSTRDYLYAFTGSCACIQLRTMELATINVSLSVLYQD, from the exons AGGAATTCGCGAAAGAGACGAAGAACAGCAACATCGTGGTGCGGAAGCTGGACCTGTCGTCGTTGGCCTCGGTCAGGGAGTTTGCCGAGCAAATAAACCGCGACGAGAGCAGGCTGGACGTGTTGATACACAACGCGGGGACCGCGGAGGTCTTCAGGAGGAAAGTGACCGAGGACGGTCTGGAAATGACCATGGCGACCAACCATTACGGGCCGTTTCTGCTCACGCATCTGTTGATCG ATTTGCTGAAGCGATCGAAGCCGAGCCGCATAGTGGTCGTCGCCTCGGCCCTGTACGTCCTAGCACGACTGAACCTGAACAACGTGAACCCAACGACGAGCTTCCCCGGTTACCTCTACTACGTCTCGAAGTACGCGAACATAATGTTCACGTTGGAGTTGGCGCGGCGTCTCCAAGGCACGGGCGTGACCGCGAACTGTCTGCACCCCGGCCTGATGAGCACGGGCATCTGGAAGAACGTGCCGCCGCCAATGTCGTGGGTGGTGAACTTCCTGCTGAGGACCTTCAGCAAGACCGAACTCCAGGGCGCCCAGACCACCATACACTTGACCGTGGTCCCCGATTTGGCGGACGTCTCGGGCAAATACTACGCGGACTGTCGG GAGAGGACTCTGTGCTGCGGCGTGGACGACCCGGCCAAGGGCAAGAAGCTCTGGGAGCTCAGCGAGTCCCTGGTGAACTTGCAGCCGACGGACCCGAAGATATGAGGAGCCAGCTGCGTGGATCGAGGCGCGAGATCATCGTGTTCTTCCAAAGTATTCGAGAACTTCGCAAGTTCGTCCCTTATAGTACTCGCGACTATTTGTACGCCTTTACGGGAAGCTGCGCGTGTATTCAGCTTCGGACGATGGAGCTGGCAACAATAAATGTTTCTCTTTCTGTCTTGTACCAGGACTAG